One window of Agarivorans sp. Alg241-V36 genomic DNA carries:
- a CDS encoding YcfL family protein, whose product MKYLLLLSVLLVGCTTDTSGIAADSDKPDGKQWLIVDNLNLGRKLTIIDAATHQGMDRLRGVATIQSLYKGDLNLQYRFYWYDSNNVQLNNATTAWTPLSLHGKQQIQVQSVALVNNANHFKIYVREVE is encoded by the coding sequence ATGAAATATTTGCTGTTACTAAGCGTATTGTTGGTTGGTTGCACCACTGATACTTCAGGAATTGCCGCCGACTCAGACAAACCTGATGGTAAACAATGGCTAATTGTAGATAACCTTAACTTAGGGCGTAAACTCACCATTATTGATGCGGCCACTCACCAAGGTATGGATCGCCTGCGTGGTGTTGCCACAATACAATCTTTATACAAAGGTGATTTAAATTTACAGTATCGTTTTTATTGGTACGACAGTAACAATGTACAACTAAATAACGCTACCACAGCATGGACGCCGCTAAGCTTGCACGGCAAGCAACAAATTCAGGTCCAATCGGTGGCGTTGGTCAACAACGCTAACCATTTCAAAATTTATGTTAGAGAAGTTGAATAA
- the lpoB gene encoding penicillin-binding protein activator LpoB, with amino-acid sequence MKKLVLAASVLAFTLTGCSTQVSYGDPQEVETVDVAFGSSDLQKIAGEMTDSMISSPLLAEITANNRPIVFVERIKNKTTEHIDTESVTDSISTKLLQSGKFRFVDMTRVTEVREQLDFQNDGGLVDPSKAIAFGQQVGAEYMLYGNLASIVKTNKKTKDVYYKMTMRLMDLKTGLVEWADETEIRKAETKSTFGW; translated from the coding sequence ATGAAAAAACTTGTATTAGCAGCATCCGTTCTCGCATTTACCTTAACTGGGTGTTCAACTCAGGTGAGTTATGGCGACCCACAAGAAGTTGAAACCGTAGATGTTGCTTTTGGTTCAAGCGATTTGCAGAAAATTGCTGGCGAAATGACTGACTCAATGATCTCTTCTCCTTTGTTGGCTGAAATTACTGCCAACAATCGCCCAATTGTATTTGTTGAACGGATCAAAAATAAAACGACTGAACATATTGATACTGAGTCTGTTACCGACTCAATTAGCACCAAATTGTTGCAGTCTGGCAAGTTTCGTTTTGTTGATATGACCCGCGTAACTGAAGTGCGAGAGCAGTTAGATTTCCAAAATGATGGTGGTTTGGTTGACCCCTCAAAAGCGATTGCTTTTGGCCAACAGGTTGGCGCCGAATACATGCTCTACGGTAACCTTGCCAGTATCGTAAAAACTAACAAAAAGACTAAAGACGTTTATTACAAAATGACAATGCGATTAATGGATCTAAAAACTGGTCTAGTTGAATGGGCAGATGAGACAGAGATCCGTAAGGCCGAAACTAAATCTACCTTTGGTTGGTAG